A window of Campylobacter pinnipediorum subsp. pinnipediorum contains these coding sequences:
- a CDS encoding class I SAM-dependent methyltransferase, which produces MKDKLWDKKSSKYPRYKPELEIFNEAIFLNLQDFGVDFKDKDVLDIGCGTGIWTLYLAKICKHITGVDSSLNMLEILKEDANTHNIKNVDTICSSWSDFKPNKHYDIAISTMSPAIGENDDFQKFSDIADTRIYLNFSRPRKSTLLEPFFERFGVKPFAFNSSSRLEKWLIEHNIKFKKIIFGESRNVMRSKDEAFENICWHLDINNANYNRNLVLDILNDSKNDKFSEKIESLITLFVF; this is translated from the coding sequence TTGAAAGATAAACTTTGGGATAAAAAATCAAGCAAATACCCTCGCTATAAACCAGAATTGGAAATTTTTAATGAGGCTATATTTTTAAATCTGCAAGATTTTGGTGTTGATTTTAAAGATAAAGATGTATTGGATATAGGGTGTGGTACCGGTATTTGGACACTTTATCTAGCTAAAATTTGCAAACACATAACAGGAGTAGACAGCTCTTTAAATATGCTTGAGATACTAAAAGAAGATGCAAATACTCATAATATAAAAAATGTTGATACGATATGTTCTTCTTGGAGCGATTTTAAGCCAAATAAACATTATGATATCGCTATAAGCACGATGAGTCCGGCTATCGGTGAAAATGATGATTTTCAAAAATTTAGCGATATCGCCGATACTAGGATATATTTGAACTTTTCAAGACCAAGAAAATCAACCCTCTTAGAGCCATTTTTTGAAAGATTTGGCGTTAAACCTTTTGCTTTTAACTCATCATCTAGGCTTGAAAAATGGCTTATAGAGCATAATATAAAATTTAAAAAAATAATTTTTGGAGAGAGCAGAAATGTAATGCGTTCAAAAGATGAGGCGTTTGAAAATATATGTTGGCATTTGGATATTAATAATGCAAATTACAATAGAAATTTAGTTTTAGATATTTTAAATGACTCAAAAAACGATAAATTTTCCGAAAAGATAGAAAGCTTAATAACTCTTTTTGTGTTTTAA
- a CDS encoding Fur family transcriptional regulator, with the protein MEVLDILKKTNIRITPLRLQILDILSKSAHPIAYDEILSKLKVNKTTVYRSLELFEKHSLVIKSEHDRKAFYELGSEAKAYFVCDICHKITNIEIPNISGAKSIKSAVIKGICNSCS; encoded by the coding sequence ATGGAAGTATTAGATATTTTAAAAAAAACTAACATTAGAATTACTCCACTTAGACTTCAGATACTTGATATTTTAAGCAAAAGCGCACATCCTATAGCTTATGATGAAATTTTATCAAAGTTAAAAGTAAATAAAACAACTGTGTATAGAAGTCTTGAGCTTTTTGAAAAGCATTCACTTGTAATAAAAAGCGAACATGACAGAAAGGCATTTTATGAGCTTGGTAGTGAAGCAAAGGCTTATTTTGTCTGTGATATCTGTCATAAAATAACAAATATAGAAATTCCAAATATATCTGGTGCAAAAAGTATAAAAAGTGCTGTTATAAAGGGAATTTGCAATTCATGTTCATAA
- the ppa gene encoding inorganic diphosphatase, whose amino-acid sequence MDISKIKVGSNPDKINAVIEIPYGSNIKYEIDKESGAVVVDRVLYSAMFYPANYGFVPNTLAADGDPADILVLNEYPLQAGSVIPCRLIGVLVMEDEAGMDEKLLAVPVSKIDPRYDNIKSYENLPKASLDKIKNFFETYKMLEPNKWVKVKEFKDAKTAQDILQNAINAYK is encoded by the coding sequence ATGGATATTTCAAAAATAAAAGTTGGTTCAAATCCTGATAAAATAAATGCCGTGATAGAAATCCCTTATGGTTCAAACATAAAATACGAAATAGACAAAGAAAGCGGAGCTGTTGTAGTAGATAGAGTGCTTTACTCAGCTATGTTCTATCCTGCAAACTATGGCTTTGTTCCAAACACACTAGCTGCTGATGGCGACCCTGCTGATATATTAGTTTTAAATGAATACCCGCTACAAGCTGGTAGCGTTATACCGTGCCGTTTAATAGGTGTTTTAGTTATGGAAGATGAAGCTGGTATGGATGAAAAATTGCTTGCCGTTCCTGTAAGTAAAATAGACCCTAGATATGACAATATAAAAAGCTATGAAAACTTACCAAAAGCTAGTTTGGATAAGATCAAAAATTTCTTTGAAACCTACAAAATGCTTGAGCCAAACAAATGGGTAAAAGTTAAAGAATTTAAAGATGCTAAAACAGCGCAAGATATACTTCAAAACGCCATAAACGCTTACAAATAA
- a CDS encoding isochorismatase family protein: MKTAIMIDMQDSLLNVMYNSDKLIDETMLLLKGLEILDVNLITTEQYPKGLGKTSEKFSEFLKNPTFEKIEFSCIKNEKIKQECMKFDEFIVFGIETHICVLQTIKDLLSLGKKVILVDTCTSSRSKKDKKTAISHIRTLGVEISSVQSVLFEILKDSKHPKFKEISNLIK; encoded by the coding sequence ATGAAGACAGCTATTATGATAGATATGCAAGATAGTTTGCTTAATGTTATGTATAATTCAGACAAGTTGATAGATGAAACTATGCTTTTGTTAAAAGGTCTTGAGATTTTGGATGTAAATCTAATCACAACAGAACAATACCCAAAAGGTCTTGGCAAAACTAGTGAAAAATTTAGTGAGTTTTTGAAAAATCCAACCTTTGAAAAGATAGAGTTTTCTTGTATAAAAAATGAAAAAATCAAACAAGAATGTATGAAATTTGATGAGTTTATAGTCTTTGGGATAGAGACTCATATCTGTGTCTTGCAAACCATAAAAGATTTGCTAAGTCTTGGTAAAAAGGTTATTTTGGTAGATACTTGCACATCATCTAGGTCAAAAAAAGACAAAAAAACAGCTATAAGCCATATAAGAACACTTGGTGTTGAGATAAGTAGCGTGCAAAGTGTATTGTTTGAAATTTTAAAGGATTCAAAACATCCAAAGTTTAAAGAGATATCAAATTTAATAAAATAA